A stretch of Rhinopithecus roxellana isolate Shanxi Qingling chromosome 12, ASM756505v1, whole genome shotgun sequence DNA encodes these proteins:
- the ZFP30 gene encoding zinc finger protein 30 homolog isoform X5 — translation MNLSQWKVMERIKSCGLEGQESPHEVCFRQVTKTTSEKTPSYRKLTSLPLYQKSRNREKPYECGECGKAFRVRQQLTFHQRIHTGEKPYECKECGKAFRQCAHLSRHQRIHTSDKLYECKKCGKIFTCGSDLRVHQRIHIGEKPYECKECGKAFRVRGQLNLHQRIHTGEKPYECKECGKAFRQYAHLTRHQRLNIAEKCYECKECGQAFLCSTGLRIHHKLHTGEKPYECKECGKAFRVRQQLTLHQRIHTGEKPYDCKECGKTFSRGYHLTLHQRIHTGEKPYECKECQKFFRRYSELISHQGIHIGEKPYECKECGKAFRLFSQLTQHQSIHFGEKPYKCKECEKTFRLLSQLTQHQSIHTGEKPYDCKECGKAFRLHSSLIQHQRIHSGEKPYKCKECKKAFRQHSHLTYHQRIHNVT, via the coding sequence ATGAACTTATCTCAGTGGAAGGTAATGGAAAGAATTAAAAGCTGTGGACTTGAAGGACAAGAAAGTCCTCATGAAGTGTGTTTCAGGCAAGTGACAAAAACCACCTCTGAAAAAACGCCTAGCTACAGAAAACTCACATCTCTTCCTCTGTATCAGAAGAGTCGTAacagagagaaaccctatgaatgtggGGAATGTGGGAAGGCTTTTAGAGTACGACAACAACTTACTTTCCATCAAAGaattcatactggtgagaaaccctatgaatgtaaagaatgtggaaaagcctttagACAGTGTGCCCACCTCAGTcgacatcagagaattcatacttCTGACAAACTCTATGAATGTAAAAAATGTGGAAAGATCTTCACATGTGGCTCAGACCTTCGAgtacatcagagaattcatattGGTGAGAAGCCAtatgaatgtaaagaatgtgggaaagcctttagaGTTAGAGGACAACTTAATCTCCATCAAAGGATTCACACAGGTGAgaagccctatgaatgtaaggaatgtgggaaggcctttagGCAGTATGCACACCTTACTCGACATCAGAGACTTAACATTGCTGAGAAGTGCTATGAGTGTAAGGAATGTGGTCAGGCCTTTCTGTGTAGTACAGGCCTTCGAATACATCACAaacttcatactggagaaaaaccctatgaatgtaaggagTGTGGAAAGGCCTTTAGAGTGCGGCAACAGCTTACTCTgcatcagagaattcacactggtgAGAAGCCTTACGattgtaaggaatgtgggaagacTTTTAGTCGTGGCTATCATCTAACTCTCCATCAGAGAATACATACCGGTGAgaagccctatgaatgtaaggaatgtcaGAAGTTCTTTCGTCGTTACTCAGAACTTATTTCACATCAGGGTATTCACAttggagagaaaccttatgaatgtaaggaatgtgggaaggcaTTTAGACTGTTCTCACAGCTTACTCAACATCAGAGTATTCATTTTGGTGAGAAACCCTATAAGTGTAAGGAATGTGAGAAGACTTTTAGACTGCTTTCACAACTTACTCAACATCAAAGTATTCATACTGGTGAAAAGCCCTATGACTGTAAGGAATGTGGAAAGGCCTTTAGACTTCATTCATCACTGATtcaacatcagagaattcattctggtgagaaaccttacaaatgtaaggAATGTAAAAAGGCATTTAGACAACATTCACATCTTACTTACCATCAGCGAATTCATAATGTAACTTAA